The following coding sequences are from one Carassius gibelio isolate Cgi1373 ecotype wild population from Czech Republic chromosome B7, carGib1.2-hapl.c, whole genome shotgun sequence window:
- the LOC127961822 gene encoding uncharacterized protein LOC127961822: protein MNMKVWVRSLSLLLGFFTVQMKANGTEVNTARWGSANQSTTYANCDAQRALDGKNSTCTHTDTQSDPWWKLDLMKTYSVNRVTITNRLDCCESRINRAEIRVGNDSSDVFINPICAVVSTIPAGATYSYSCSGMEGRYVTVNIPGTSQILTLCEVGVYVIFPGNLATGRTVTQSSTYGTWFAQKAIDFNPGFIKPSSSCSSTTAQTNPWWRVDLRYIYRVSRVVITNRLDCCPERINGTEIRIGNSLENNGNNNPICAVISSIPAGVSSTYTCNDMEGRYVNLFIPGDSRFLTLCEVEVYGEGPELKKTFVKMKLKSSGSLSAELLSQLESALEKRGISDVKLQWSQPPAAQQEVMRKEDAPDL from the exons TGAACACAGCAAGATGGGGCTCAGCCAATCAGTCGACAACATATGCAAACTGTGATGCTCAAAGAGCACTGGATGGGAAAAACTCCACCTGCACTCATACAGATACACAGAGTGACCCGTGGTGGAAGCTGGACCTGATGAAGACGTACAGTGTGAACAGAGTGACCATCACTAACAGACTCGACTGCTGTGAAAGCAGAATAAACCGGGCAGAGATTCGGGTTGGAAATGATTCTTCAGATGTTTTTATCAATCCAAT ATGTGCTGTAGTTTCTACTATTCCAGCAGGAGCTACCTACAGCTACTCGTGTTCTGGGATGGAGGGACGTTACGTTACTGTGAATATTCCTGGAACTTCACAGATTCTGACTCTCTGTGAAGTGGGAGTCTATGTGATTTTTCCAG GTAATTTGGCGACAGGAAGAACCGTCACACAGTCATCAACCTATGGCACCTGGTTTGCTCAAAAAGCTATTGATTTCAATCCAGGTTTCATCAAGCCATCATCATCGTGTTCCTCAACCACTGCTCAGACTAACCCATGGTGGAGGGTAGATCTGCGTTATATTTACAGAGTAAGTAGAGTTGTCATCACAAACAGACTTGACTGCTGTCCAGAACGAATAAATGGAACGGAGATTCGCATCGGGAATTCTTTGGAGAACAACGGCAACAACAATCCCAT ATGTGCTGTGATCTCTAGCATTCCAGCTGGTGTTTCCTCCACCTACACCTGTAATGATATGGAGGGTCGATATGTGAATCTGTTCATTCCTGGAGATTCAAGGTTTCTTACTCTGTGTGAGGTGGAGGTCTATGGAGAAG GTCCTGAACTGAAGAAAACCTTTGTGAAGATGAAACTGAAGTCCAGCGGGAGTCTGTCTGCAGAGCTCCTGTCACAG CTTGAGTCTGCTCTGGAGAAACGAGGGATTTCTGACGTGAAGCTGCAGTGGTCTCAACCGCCAGCTGCTCAACAGGAAGTGATGCGGAAGGAAGACGCACCAG ATTTGTAA
- the LOC127961823 gene encoding uncharacterized protein LOC127961823: MSSIYGNLDASRAADGDRGTCSHSSTQTSPWWRLELWQEVQVETIAITNADSNNYHWINGSVIRVGNSPTIIKNPICTVISTIPSGQTANFSCGWMEGRYMFVHIPGDQKTLVLCEVKIYGYFTGNLASDGSTTQSSTYDGWFAEKAIDGNRGLLGLPRGCSSTRAETNPWWRLDLNYVYSVSRVVVTNRIDCCVDQINGAEIRIGNSLENNGNNNPICAVIPAIPEGSYGYSCGEMKGRYVNLIIPGDMKTLTLCEVEVFGEEDGSPSGMVARPESDLEMSAMLSWAAERVGLQWNPPPCPEPSRLDDSQVLLRPRPGYIPKVPTTSFKNQVVKLQALPLEEADPALAVLCPVPPLRPPFGKDGASAASRFQADRLRSPSRAGARLPLVLYVFYCSNKLFAFQSFTSGSSVSAW; this comes from the exons ATGTCGAGCATATATGGGAACTTAGATGCTAGTCGTGCCGCCGACGGTGACCGTGGCACATGTTCCCACTCCAGTACACAGACCAGCCCGTGGTGGAGACTGGAGTTATGGCAGGAAGTTCAAGTGGAAACGATCGCCATCACTAATGCAGACAGCAATAATTATCACTGGATAAACGGTTCAGTGATTCGTGTCGGGAACTCCCCTACTATTATCAAAAACCCAAT ATGTACTGTCATTTCTACCATTCCATCTGGTCAAACGGCCAACTTCTCCTGCGGCTGGATGGAGGGACGTTACATGTTTGTTCATATTCCCGGAGACCAGAAGACTCTTGTTCTTTGTGAGGTGAAAATCTACGGGTATTTCACAG GAAATTTGGCATCAGATGGAAGCACTACACAGTCATCAACATATGATGGCTGGTTTGCTGAAAAGGCCATTGATGGTAATCGTGGTCTTCTTGGGTTGCCTCGAGGCTGCTCCTCGACCCGTGCTGAGACTAACCCATGGTGGAGGCTGGATCTGAATTATGTGTACAGTGTTAGTAGAGTGGTGGTCACCAACAGAATCGACTGTTGTGTAGACCAAATAAACGGAGCGGAGATTCGCATCGGAAACTCTTTGGAGAACAATGGTAACAACAACCCCAT ATGTGCTGTTATTCCTGCTATTCCAGAAGGCTCTTACGGCTACTCGTGCGGAGAGATGAAGGGACGTTACGTGAATCTGATCATTCCTGGAGACATGAAGACACTCACTCTGTGTGAGGTGGAGGTTTTTGGAGAAG aagacGGATCGCCCTCTGGGATGGTAGCAAGGCCTGAGTCGGACCTCGAAATGTCAGCTATGCTTTCCTGGGCTGCCGAGAGGGTAGGGCTCCAGTGGAATCCTCCACCGTGTCCCGAGCCCTCGCGGCTGGATGATTCCCAGGTactcctgaggccccggcctggctacatccccaaggttcccactacatcctTCAAAAACCAAGTGGTGAaactgcaagcgctgcccctggaggaggcagatccagccctGGCTGTGCTTTGTCCCGTCCCACCATTAAG ACCTCcattcgggaaggatggggcttctgcAGCCTCCCGGTTCCAAGcagaccgg CTGCGTTCACCCTCGAGAGCTGGAGCTCGTCTGCCTTTGGTTCTCTACGTTTTCTACTGCTCTAATAAACTGTTTGCTTTCCAGTCATTCACCTCTGGGTCCTCTGTCTCAGCCTGGTAA